The following are encoded in a window of Chionomys nivalis chromosome X, mChiNiv1.1, whole genome shotgun sequence genomic DNA:
- the Trpc5os gene encoding putative uncharacterized protein TRPC5OS, translating to MESVSIPALVGGLIDCVAQLIRIAEELLQFVSQEQAPLAQQNDTAEAAAAVAPPPDEDSLPDLADLSDLESILSVKEDEDLILDMDDTMIDMTDIYEDILPAIKDDTESE from the coding sequence ATGGAATCTGTGTCAATCCCTGCACTGGTTGGTGGACTTATTGATTGCGTAGCCCAGCTAATAAGAATAGCCGAGGAGCTGTTGCAGTTTGTCTCACAGGAACAAGCTCCTTTGGCACAACAGAATGATACAGCGGAAGCAGCGGCAGCAGTTGCACCTCCTCCTGATGAAGATTCTCTACCGGATCTTGCTGATCTTTCTGACTTAGAATCAATACTTTCAGTAAAAGAAGATGAAGACCTAATCCTTGATATGGATGACACTATGATAGATATGACTGACATCTATGAGGATATACTCCCTGCAATAAAAGATGATACAGAAAGCGAATAA